Proteins from a genomic interval of Alphaproteobacteria bacterium:
- a CDS encoding RidA family protein, with the protein MNRIYNPEGVHTPVGNYHHGCEVPAGARWLMLAGQVGVKPDGTWAEGAAAQAEQACRNIVAILAEADMGPEDIVKLVTYPVGAEHIPAVRAARDEVLGVAPPATLIVVPALAVPEALIEIEAIAAKA; encoded by the coding sequence ATGAACCGTATTTACAATCCCGAGGGCGTGCATACCCCGGTGGGCAATTATCACCACGGCTGCGAGGTGCCGGCCGGCGCCCGCTGGCTGATGCTGGCCGGCCAGGTGGGCGTCAAACCGGACGGCACTTGGGCCGAGGGCGCGGCTGCCCAGGCCGAACAGGCCTGTCGCAACATCGTCGCCATCCTGGCCGAGGCCGACATGGGGCCCGAGGACATCGTCAAGCTGGTCACCTATCCGGTCGGCGCCGAGCACATCCCGGCCGTTCGCGCGGCCCGCGACGAAGTGCTCGGCGTGGCGCCGCCGGCCACGCTGATCGTGGTCCCCGCCCTGGCGGTGCCGGAAGCGCTGATCGAGATCGAGGCCATCGCGGCGAAGGCGTAG
- a CDS encoding glutathione S-transferase N-terminal domain-containing protein — MIDLYTWGTSNGRKASIMLEECGLEYTVHPINITQDDQFSPGFIAINPNSKIPAIVDQDAEGGPYTVIESGAILMYLGDKTGLLFATEQRKRYDIIQWLMWQMGGVGPNFGQVHHFLRSQEARKVSYGVERYTKEMRRLYGVLNDRLEGRDFICDDYSIADIATFPWVLRYEWQEVDLAEWPNVKRWFDTIHARPAVQKGITIPSAP; from the coding sequence ATGATCGATCTCTACACCTGGGGCACTTCCAACGGCCGCAAGGCCTCCATCATGCTCGAGGAATGCGGCCTCGAGTACACCGTCCATCCCATCAACATCACCCAGGACGACCAGTTCAGCCCCGGGTTCATCGCCATCAACCCCAACAGCAAGATCCCCGCCATCGTCGACCAGGACGCCGAGGGCGGCCCCTATACGGTGATCGAATCGGGCGCCATCTTGATGTACTTGGGCGACAAGACGGGCCTTCTCTTCGCCACCGAGCAGCGCAAGCGTTACGACATCATCCAATGGCTGATGTGGCAGATGGGCGGCGTGGGGCCCAACTTCGGCCAAGTCCACCACTTCCTGCGTTCCCAAGAGGCGCGCAAGGTGAGCTACGGCGTCGAGCGCTACACAAAGGAAATGCGCCGGCTCTACGGCGTGCTGAACGACCGCCTGGAAGGCCGCGATTTCATCTGCGACGACTATTCCATCGCCGACATCGCCACCTTCCCCTGGGTGCTGCGCTACGAGTGGCAGGAAGTCGACCTGGCCGAATGGCCCAACGTCAAGCGCTGGTTCGATACCATCCACGCCCGCCCGGCGGTGCAGAAAGGGATTACCATTCCCAGCGCACCTTGA